A single Candidatus Omnitrophota bacterium DNA region contains:
- a CDS encoding peroxiredoxin: protein MILEEGKTAPAFTLPSSGGGSVSLKDYKGKKQVVLYFYPKDNTSGCTKEACFFRDNISQFESADAVVLGVSCDRLASHDKFIAKFGLPFLLLSDEKEEVCKLYDVIREKNMYGKKVMGVERSTFVIGKEGKIKKIFRKVKVDGHIEQVLEALTG from the coding sequence ATGATTTTGGAGGAAGGAAAAACGGCTCCAGCCTTTACGCTGCCCTCCAGCGGCGGAGGATCGGTTTCGCTCAAGGATTATAAGGGTAAAAAACAGGTGGTTCTTTATTTCTATCCCAAAGACAATACTTCGGGATGTACGAAGGAAGCCTGCTTTTTTCGCGATAATATCTCACAGTTCGAATCTGCGGACGCCGTAGTTCTCGGCGTCAGCTGCGACAGGCTGGCGTCGCATGATAAATTCATCGCCAAATTCGGCCTGCCTTTCCTTCTTCTCAGCGACGAGAAGGAGGAAGTCTGCAAACTCTATGACGTCATCCGAGAAAAAAATATGTATGGAAAAAAGGTAATGGGCGTCGAACGAAGCACATTTGTTATAGGGAAAGAAGGCAAGATTAAGAAAATCTTCCGTAAAGTAAAAGTAGACGGGCATATCGAACAGGTTCTTGAAGCGTTGACAGGGTGA
- a CDS encoding glycosyltransferase family 39 protein, with protein sequence MKFHRSFFAAIVILLYSFILQGCFLPKMTKPLFSTQNEMLVFGLDGTLLRKSPALRGTPRAIAWLPNGKAILALDGAGLARFNPETGEIEEYIGGPPYLSALQIVAGKTVMGLQPAYLTVWYYDNALKWLDDKGSMIGSIPIPQGCLDADLLDNGNILLTEGRSNRLREIQPDGATVWQSQVSLLNPYDSIPTPWNTILVSDFDHHRVIEINRNHQILYAQDGFNHPRRLALLPDRKIFAADSDQRRIMQMQQQTGASIFAERLNRPNCIAVDEARRLVVVGVESFFPPSPEDQAMSASDAKWKSWLIWWISSILVTALFLLYYVLGESLRTAKRRLAQWAEQFLDRFGQLLLAAGVLLGILAAALWSIAYIWSGVAVMSLGAVLAILSRLKPDWWFPAMPAEEEEESGEEMVEETPPSAIRFPLLLLIGLLASWFAVIWSYTWINDWFPVILWFFGPLACVYAFRKRARSQFRPADMAWLALIFLVAVFFRLYKLDEIPRGLWLDETYAVWDALTAMENGTLAPFQTMPLVRANEFEVPNLYLLFIAVTIKVFGVSFYYVKSLSILPGLGIVLAVYCLGRWSFGPWAGRLGAMCIAMNSWMVIFSRWGWMQQLYVFLAIFALAYTLRAIRWKCPRSAALAGLFLGYGFFTYVPILLTAATLAAIYAIVLLEPERKQYFKQALISAFICAIVFAPLWIYYYEHPGIFLTRAQGVGITKDLVQAGSLKPLKENLWLYAKAFHRQGDFIPRHNLPYAPLLDPLTGGLAGIGMLLLLRRFYGFAERAMLITFALGMLGGVLSARLEAPNTFRIGMAGPIICLIAALPLASLCAVRDRKKDERSPQRWTLIFVAALGIIAMEFNYERYFKKFPCQETWIGSMGQVQDLIYRRLSPKDLGPERLFVYHGFATRTFKLYMYFLDVEKNGKDAKFSTTLYTMMDLKTYVPPLAPGENILIMPPDYEALMKEKIPGIQVEILKNPYGVAEVALGRSKKH encoded by the coding sequence ATGAAATTCCATCGTTCTTTCTTTGCCGCCATTGTTATTTTATTGTATTCATTTATTCTTCAAGGCTGCTTCCTTCCCAAAATGACGAAGCCGCTCTTTTCCACGCAGAACGAGATGCTCGTCTTCGGCCTGGATGGAACCTTGCTGCGCAAATCGCCCGCCCTGCGCGGAACGCCGAGGGCGATAGCATGGCTTCCGAACGGAAAAGCCATCCTGGCGCTCGACGGCGCAGGATTGGCCCGCTTCAATCCGGAGACGGGAGAGATCGAAGAATATATCGGCGGCCCCCCCTACCTGAGCGCTCTGCAGATCGTGGCCGGGAAAACCGTCATGGGTTTGCAACCGGCCTACTTGACCGTCTGGTATTACGACAATGCCCTGAAATGGCTGGACGACAAGGGGAGCATGATCGGTTCGATTCCCATTCCCCAAGGCTGCCTCGACGCCGATCTTCTCGACAATGGCAATATTCTCCTGACCGAAGGCCGCAGCAACCGTCTGCGCGAAATCCAGCCCGATGGCGCAACGGTATGGCAAAGCCAGGTCTCTCTGCTCAATCCATACGACTCTATCCCCACCCCTTGGAACACGATTCTCGTTTCGGATTTCGATCACCATCGCGTCATCGAAATCAACCGCAACCACCAAATTCTCTACGCCCAGGACGGCTTCAACCATCCGCGCCGTTTGGCGCTGCTTCCCGACCGCAAAATCTTCGCCGCCGACTCCGATCAACGCCGAATCATGCAGATGCAGCAGCAAACCGGCGCTTCAATTTTCGCGGAAAGACTGAACCGCCCCAACTGCATCGCCGTGGACGAAGCGCGCCGTCTCGTCGTCGTCGGCGTGGAGTCGTTTTTTCCTCCCTCTCCCGAAGATCAAGCCATGAGCGCCAGCGACGCCAAATGGAAAAGCTGGCTCATCTGGTGGATCAGTTCGATTCTCGTTACGGCGCTTTTCCTTTTGTATTATGTCCTAGGCGAATCGCTGAGGACGGCAAAAAGACGATTGGCGCAATGGGCGGAGCAATTTCTCGATCGTTTTGGCCAACTTTTACTGGCCGCAGGCGTACTGTTGGGAATTCTGGCGGCGGCTTTATGGTCCATAGCCTATATTTGGAGCGGCGTCGCCGTAATGTCTCTCGGCGCCGTCTTGGCGATTCTTTCCAGGTTGAAGCCGGATTGGTGGTTCCCCGCGATGCCTGCTGAGGAGGAAGAGGAGAGCGGCGAGGAGATGGTAGAAGAAACGCCGCCAAGCGCTATTCGCTTCCCCCTCTTGCTTCTAATTGGATTGCTCGCCAGCTGGTTTGCGGTGATTTGGAGTTATACGTGGATCAACGATTGGTTCCCAGTGATCTTATGGTTCTTTGGCCCATTGGCGTGCGTTTACGCTTTCCGCAAACGGGCGCGTTCCCAGTTTCGTCCTGCTGATATGGCCTGGTTGGCGCTGATCTTTCTTGTCGCCGTTTTTTTTCGCCTCTACAAATTGGATGAAATTCCAAGAGGTTTATGGCTGGATGAAACTTATGCCGTTTGGGACGCCCTGACGGCGATGGAAAACGGAACTTTGGCCCCCTTCCAGACCATGCCGCTGGTTCGAGCCAATGAATTCGAAGTGCCGAATCTTTATTTGCTGTTCATCGCCGTAACGATCAAGGTTTTCGGCGTATCATTTTATTATGTGAAATCGCTCTCCATCCTTCCCGGCCTGGGAATCGTGTTGGCCGTCTATTGCCTGGGGCGATGGTCGTTTGGGCCGTGGGCGGGCCGTCTCGGCGCGATGTGCATCGCCATGAATTCATGGATGGTCATCTTCAGCCGCTGGGGCTGGATGCAACAACTCTACGTTTTTCTGGCGATCTTCGCGCTGGCCTATACGCTGCGGGCGATTCGCTGGAAATGTCCTCGCAGCGCGGCGCTGGCCGGTTTGTTTCTCGGCTATGGATTCTTTACCTACGTTCCAATCCTGCTCACGGCGGCGACTCTCGCCGCCATCTATGCTATTGTTCTACTCGAACCGGAACGCAAGCAATATTTCAAGCAAGCGCTGATCTCGGCGTTTATTTGCGCCATCGTCTTCGCTCCACTCTGGATTTATTACTACGAACATCCCGGCATCTTCCTCACCCGCGCCCAAGGAGTGGGCATAACCAAAGACCTGGTGCAAGCGGGATCGTTGAAGCCGCTGAAGGAAAATCTCTGGCTCTACGCCAAAGCCTTCCACCGCCAGGGAGATTTCATTCCACGCCATAATCTACCCTACGCGCCGCTGCTCGATCCCCTAACCGGCGGCCTGGCGGGGATTGGAATGCTGCTTCTCTTGCGGCGATTTTACGGCTTCGCGGAACGAGCGATGCTCATTACTTTCGCTTTGGGAATGCTGGGCGGCGTCCTCAGCGCCCGCCTCGAAGCGCCCAACACCTTCCGCATCGGCATGGCGGGACCGATTATTTGTCTCATCGCCGCTTTGCCCCTGGCTTCTCTTTGCGCCGTGCGGGATCGGAAAAAAGACGAACGATCTCCCCAGCGCTGGACATTAATCTTCGTCGCGGCGTTGGGAATCATCGCGATGGAGTTCAATTACGAACGCTATTTCAAAAAATTCCCCTGCCAGGAAACCTGGATCGGCAGCATGGGGCAGGTGCAGGATTTGATCTATCGCCGACTCTCCCCAAAAGACCTCGGCCCGGAACGCTTATTCGTTTATCATGGCTTCGCCACCCGGACATTCAAACTATACATGTACTTTTTGGATGTGGAGAAAAACGGAAAAGACGCCAAATTCTCGACGACGCTCTATACCATGATGGATTTGAAAACCTACGTTCCGCCCTTAGCGCCGGGTGAGAATATCTTAATCATGCCCCCGGATTACGAAGCCCTAATGAAAGAAAAAATCCCCGGCATTCAGGTGGAGATATTGAAGAATCCCTACGGCGTCGCCGAAGTTGCTTTGGGGAGAAGCAAAAAACATTGA